The genomic interval GGTTGCCAAGAGAAAGGGACTGCCTGCGATCGCCAGGGAAATTGCCAGAATTCCGGTAACAACAATGATGGTGATTGCCTGCTTACGAGAAAACTCCCTAGAAGCCAGGGGTAGATGGGGCTTGTTGATGCGATCGATTTCCACATCTTCTAACTGATTCAGTCCAACAATGTAAACATTGCCACAGAGACAGGCGAGAAGTGGAAGGATGAGGGATGAGGGATGAGGGATGAGGGAGAAGGGAAGAGAAATTCCTCCTTCCACCCTGCCTTCTGCTAAAGCAATAAAATACAGTCCCAGGACACTTAGACTCGTACCGATGACGGTATGAGGACGGGAAAACTTCCAAAATGCATAGAGTGAAGAGGCAAGTAGCCGAATCCCTTTTGGTTTTACTGGTGGGTTGGAGGGGTCAGCAGGTTTAGCGAGAGTTCGGCTCATGTTTAATTGATTCTTTGAATGATTCAATGCCTGTCTAAGCCAGGAGAAGTAACCTTTTTACAATAAGCAGTTTTTGCTGAGAAAAGCCTCTTTCAGATTAGAATCCGGACTTTTTGGCAAAAGTATCGTAAACCGCTAACCTGTTGAAGCCATCCACCCTCAGCGATAAATAGGAACGCAACCTTTAAACTGAAGTTTAGATTATGGACTTTAGATTCTGACTTTGAGCCGTTTGCCTAGGGCGAGTTTAAGTGTCTTTTGGTCTAAAGCCCAGACTGGATAGGTCAAAGTCCAACTTGAAGGGTCAAGCTGTGGCAACTGCAAAACCAAATTGGTTCCAAATGGCTCTAACAGTGCGCGGCTCTGTTCTGCCTATTATTCTTCCACGCATTTTCCTTTTTGGGTGCATAGGAGTTTTGGTTTCCCTGGCTCACGCTTCGGGATTGCTTTTCTATTCTGATACCTTGGGAGATTTAACCAATAATGTTGCCTGCAATCTTGTCCTGGGTTTGTTGCTGGTGTTTCGGACGAATACGGCTTACGAACGATTCTGGGAAGGGCGAAAAGCCTGGGGCACCCTGGTCGTCAACATTCGGAATCTGGCACGCGAGATTCAAGTGGGCGTGATGGAACCCGATGAGGTCGCCAGAGTGGAGAAACGGGCGGCATTAAATTGGTTAGGTGCTTTTGTGATCGCCACTAAACTTCACCTCCGCAATCAGCCCATTGCGGATCAGTTAGATTCCTTAACGGAACCAGAAGTCCGCTCTGTCTTGAGTCAATCCAAAAATTCTCCCTTAGATTTGCTGTTGTTTGTGAGTGATTACCTGCAACAGCAATCGCAAAAACAGCGCCTGGACAGCAGTCAACGTTATATTTTGACAGAACTCTTAAATAATTTGGTAGAAGGGCTGACCAGTTGTGAACGAATTGCCAGTACACCCATGCCGATCGCCTATTCTATTTATCTCAAGCGTCTGATCATGATTTATTGCGGGTTGCTACCCTTTAGTCTGGTAGAGGGTTTGAACTGGTGGACTGGTGCCGTCGTCGCCCTGATTAGCTTTGTTTTGTTGGGGGTTGAAGCGATCGGGAATGAAATTGAAGATCCCTTTGGCACCGACCCCAACGATTTACCGCTAGACGAGATTTGCAATGCGGTGTTGGATACCATTGAAAGCGCAAAGCAATTCGCATTGGGCAGTTCACAAACAGTTTTACTAGAAAAGAACTCCTTGCCCAACAATTATCCAAGCGCAAAAATTGAGATGCATCACTCATCGCCCCCCCAGAAAATCCAGGAAGCTTGATTTAGTTATTAGCTATTGGCTATTGGCTATTGGTTATCAGTCCTCATGATGCTTCTGGTTGTTGCTGTGAGGGCAATTTGCATTTAACAGAGATCTCCAGGTTGCAGTCGGCTGAACCTTCAGTGATGTAAGGAATACCCGCTTTACCGCTAATCTTCAAGCCAAACTTGAGGCTTACTTCTTCGACCTCCGCCGCTCCAAAATCTTTGAAGGCGCTGAGGGCATACAGGGTGTAGCCGCGAATCATGCTCCGCGCCTGTTGCATTCTGACCAGCACGTCGTCAGTTATGCCCATTCCACCTGGATCATCCTCGTCTTCGACGATCGCAGACACGACATTTGGCGTGGATTTGGATTCAATATAAATCTCAAAGGTTTCGCCTCCCTCCTGGAACAGGAAGCCTTGCACATCAGCCATGATTGCCTCGGTAAAGATTAAACTCTTTGCAAAGTTTTTGTACAGTTTCAAGCCTTTCTCAGTATATCTGGCTAGATTGGAGTGA from Kovacikia minuta CCNUW1 carries:
- a CDS encoding bestrophin family protein, which translates into the protein MATAKPNWFQMALTVRGSVLPIILPRIFLFGCIGVLVSLAHASGLLFYSDTLGDLTNNVACNLVLGLLLVFRTNTAYERFWEGRKAWGTLVVNIRNLAREIQVGVMEPDEVARVEKRAALNWLGAFVIATKLHLRNQPIADQLDSLTEPEVRSVLSQSKNSPLDLLLFVSDYLQQQSQKQRLDSSQRYILTELLNNLVEGLTSCERIASTPMPIAYSIYLKRLIMIYCGLLPFSLVEGLNWWTGAVVALISFVLLGVEAIGNEIEDPFGTDPNDLPLDEICNAVLDTIESAKQFALGSSQTVLLEKNSLPNNYPSAKIEMHHSSPPQKIQEA
- a CDS encoding CU044_2847 family protein — encoded protein: MADVQGFLFQEGGETFEIYIESKSTPNVVSAIVEDEDDPGGMGITDDVLVRMQQARSMIRGYTLYALSAFKDFGAAEVEEVSLKFGLKISGKAGIPYITEGSADCNLEISVKCKLPSQQQPEAS